The sequence below is a genomic window from Thioclava nitratireducens.
ATATTCCTCGGACGAATTCGCGGCGGCCTGCGGATTGGATGGCTCGCCTCTCGACGATCTGATCGCCTTCCACGTCGTCTTCGGCAAGACGGTTCCGGACGTGTCGCTCAACGCGGTGGCCAATCTCGGCTATGCGGAAGGGCGCTGGCTGAAGCCGGTCTATCCGGGCGACACGCTGCGCTCGGAATCCGAGGTGATCGGGGTCAAGCAGAACTCCAACGGCAAGTCAGGCGTGGTCTATGTCCGCACCCGCGGTCTGAACCAGGCGGGTGAGGTTGTGCTGGAATATGTCCGTTGGGTGATGGTGCGCAAAGGCGATCTGGACGCGCCCGCGCCCGAGACCGTGCTGCCCGATCTGGCATCGGTCGTGGCGCCGGAGGATCTGGTGATCCCCGAGGGGCTGAGCTTCGAGGATTATGATTTCGATCTGGCGGGCGAGCCGCATCGTTGGGGCGATTACGAGATCGGCGAAAAAATCGACCATGTGGACGGGGTGACCATCGAGGAAGCCGAGCACATGATCGCCACGCGCCTGTGGCAGAACACCGCCAAGGTGCATTTCGACGCGACCTTCCGTGCCGATGGCCGGCGCCTGATCTATGGCGGGCATGTCATCTCCATGGCGCGCGCGCTGTCCTTCAACGGACTGGCGAACGCCCAGTTGATCGTGGCGCTCAATGCCGGGGCGCATGCCAACCCGTGCTTCTCGGGCGATACGGTGAAAGCGTGGTCGGAAGTGCTCGACAAGGCCGAGACAGGCGCGCCTGGCGTCGGCGCGATCCGTCTGCGTCTGGTCGCCGTGAAACAGGGCGCGCCGGAGTTCGGCTATAAGGGAGAAGACGGCAAATATCTCCCCGAGGTGCTGCTCGACCTCGACTACTGGGCTCTGATGCCGATCTGATCGCCGCCCGAGAGACTCACTCCCGGGGGCAGGGCGCCCGGGAGCGTTAACATGTGATCACGCACAGAATTTATGTGATCACAAA
It includes:
- a CDS encoding MaoC family dehydratase, translating into MGKTNPGRFFEDYKLGDVIRHAVPRTVAEGERALYHALYPARHALYSSDEFAAACGLDGSPLDDLIAFHVVFGKTVPDVSLNAVANLGYAEGRWLKPVYPGDTLRSESEVIGVKQNSNGKSGVVYVRTRGLNQAGEVVLEYVRWVMVRKGDLDAPAPETVLPDLASVVAPEDLVIPEGLSFEDYDFDLAGEPHRWGDYEIGEKIDHVDGVTIEEAEHMIATRLWQNTAKVHFDATFRADGRRLIYGGHVISMARALSFNGLANAQLIVALNAGAHANPCFSGDTVKAWSEVLDKAETGAPGVGAIRLRLVAVKQGAPEFGYKGEDGKYLPEVLLDLDYWALMPI